A genomic segment from Spinacia oleracea cultivar Varoflay chromosome 3, BTI_SOV_V1, whole genome shotgun sequence encodes:
- the LOC110805796 gene encoding methylenetetrahydrofolate reductase (NADH) 2 has translation MKVIDKIKASESSNQILFSFEYFPPKTDDGVENLFDRMERMVSHSPSFCDITWGAGGSTADLTLEIANRMQNTVCVETMMHLTCTNMPVEKIDHALDTIKANGLQNVLALRGDPPHGQDKFVQVEGGFACALDLVNHMRSKYGDYFGITVAGYPEAHPDAIEENGLATPESYASDLAYLKKKVDAGADLIVTQLFYDTDVFLKFVNDCRQIGINCPIVPGIMPINNYKGFIRMTGFCKTKIPQEVTDALEPIKDNDEAVKAYGIHLGTEMCKKILASGIKQLHLYTLNMDKSALGILLNLGLIEESKIQRPLPWKRPANVNRTKEDVRPIFWANRPKSYISRTMGWDQYPQGRWGDARNASYGALSDHQFMRPRARDKKLQEEWAVPLQNIEDIYEMFKNFCLGKLRSNPWSELDGLQPETKIIDEQLGNINKKGFLTINSQPAVNGERSDSPTVGWGGPGGYVYQKAYVEFFCSKEKLNALVEKCKALKHITYMAVNKGGDWISNVAQTGVNAVTWGVLPAKEVIQPTVVDPASFMIWKDEAFEIWSRSWAKLYPEGDSSKTLLEQVQNNYYLVSLVDNDYINGDLFSVFTDL, from the exons ATGAAGGTAATCGACAAAATCAAAGCGTCGGAATCCTCAAACCAAATCCTCTTCTCTTTTGAATACTTCCCCCCTAAAACCGACGATGGAGTCGAAAATCTTTTCGATAGAATGGAACGAATGGTTTCACACTCCCCTTCCTTTTGCGACATTACTTGGGGTGCTGGTGGATCTACTGCCGATCTTACCCTAGAAATCGCAAATCGTATGCAGAACACTGTTTGTGTTGAGACTATGATGCACTTGACTTGTACTAATATGCCTGTTGAGAAGATCGATCATGCTCTTGATACTATCAAGGCAAATGGGTTGCAAAACGTTCTTGCTCTTCGTGGGGATCCACCCCATGGACAGGACAAGTTTGTTCAGGTTGAAGGCGGATTCGCTTGCGCGCTTGATCTT GTTAATCATATGAGGAGCAAGTATGGGGATTACTTTGGGATTACTGTTGCTGGTTATCCAG AGGCACATCCTGATGCTATTGAAGAGAATGGTTTGGCTACTCCAGAATCATATGCTAGTGATCTGGCTTACTTAAAGAAAAAG GTTGATGCTGGTGCTGATCTTATCGTCACTCAGCTGTTTTATGATACCGATGTTTTTCTGAAGTTTGTTAATGATTGCCGCCAAATTGGAATTAATTGTCCAATTGTTCCTGGCATCATGCCCATAAATAACTACAAAGGATTTATACGTATGACTGGTTTCTGTAAAACAAAG ATTCCTCAAGAGGTCACTGATGCATTGGAGCCAATTAAGGACAATGACGAAGCAGTGAAAGCCTATGGTATTCATCTTGGAACTGAAATGTGCAAGAAGATTTTGGCTAGTGGAATCAAGCAGTTGCATCTTTATACCTTGAACATGGACAAATCTGCACTAGGAATACTCCTG AATCTTGGATTGATTGAAGAGTCCAAAATTCAAAGGCCATTACCTTGGAAACGGCCAGCAAATGTTAACCGTACTAAGGAAGATGTTAGACCCATATTTTG GGCTAACCGTCCAAAAAGCTACATCTCTCGAACAATGGGATGGGATCAATACCCACAAGGGCGATGGGGTGATGCTCGTAATGCTTCTTATGGAGCATTAAGTGACCATCAG TTTATGAGACCTCGTGCACGTGACAAGAAGCTGCAAGAAGAGTGGGCTGTCCCGCTGCAAAACATTGAAGATATATACGAG atgttcaagaacttttgcCTTGGTAAGCTGAGAAGCAATCCTTGGTCTGAACTAGATGGGCTTCAGCCAGAAACTAAAATCATAGATGAACAACTTGGCAACATTAATAAGAAGGGTTTCCTCACCATCAACAGCCAACCGGCAGTTAATGGAGAAAGATCAGACTCCCCTACTGTTG GATGGGGTGGGCCTGGTGGATATGTATACCAGAAGGCATATGTAGAATTCTTTTGCTcgaaggagaagttgaacgcgCTTGTTGAAAAATGCAAAGCTCTCAAACACATAACCTACATGGCAGTAAACAAAGGAGGAGATTGGATCTCAAATGTAGCTCAAACTGGTGTGAACGCCGTGACATGGGGAGTGCTCCCTGCAAAGGAGGTTATACAACCAACTGTCGTGGATCCTGCCAGCTTTATGATCTGGAAAGACGAGGCATTTGAGATCTGGTCAAGATCGTGGGCTAAATTGTACCCAGAGGGTGACTCGTCCAAGACACTGCTCGAACAG GTGCAAAACAACTACTACTTGGTCAGCTTGGTTGACAATGATTACATCAATGGTGATCTGTTTTCTGTTTTCACCGATCTTTGA
- the LOC110805797 gene encoding uncharacterized protein produces the protein MAAANANHLLKARGTFLLCRHNHRNITPRFLPFSLLPSPTFPFLSLSSISQLPFTPSPSIPATNPRHFRFLCTTPDTSNSTVAVDAPSSSVVDSPPQSAPPATEVPDVAAVKEAASLLDVRVGKVLKAWRHPDADSLYVEEVDIGEDEPRTICSGLVKFVPIDDLQDKKVIVLANLKPRNMRGIKSYGMLMAASDASHENVELLVPPGDSVPGERIWFGTEEEKENQPAAATSNQIQKKKIWEAVQPHLKTDAAGIAVLDGHFMRTSAGPVISKSLKNANIS, from the exons ATGGCAGCTGCAAATGCAAATCATCTCTTGAAAGCAAGAGGAACTTTTCTACTCTGCCGCCATAACCACCGTAACATCACCCCTCGTTTTCtcccattctctctcctcccttctcccacatttcccttcctttctctctcctcaatctCTCAACTCCCCTTCACTCCTTCACCTTCAATTCCGGCCACCAATCCCCGCCATTTCCGCTTCCTGTGTACGACACCAGATACTTCCAATTCAACCGTCGCCGTCGATGCACCTTCTTCGAGTGTTGTTGATTCGCCACCTCAATCGGCGCCGCCTGCGACGGAGGTTCCAGACGTGGCGGCAGTGAAGGAAGCAGCGAGTTTGTTGGATGTTAGGGTTGGGAAGGTGTTGAAGGCATGGAGACATCCTGATGCTGATTCGTTGTATGTGGAGGAGGTTGATATTGGGGAGGATGAGCCTAGAACTATTTGCAGCGGTCTTGTTAAATTTGTTCCTATTGATGATCTTCAG GACAAAAAGGTGATTGTCCTTGCCAATCTAAAACCAAGAAACATGCGTGGCATCAAGTCGTATGGTATGCTTATGGCTGCTTCCGATGCGTCACATGAGAATGTAGAGCTCCTTGTACCGCCTGGGGATTCAGTCCCTGGTGAAAGAATCTGGTTTGGCACGGAAGAGGAAAAGGAAAATCAACCTGCTGCTGCAACTTCTAATCAG ATTCAGAAGAAAAAGATATGGGAAGCAGTCCAGCCTCATCTCAAGACTGATGCTGCTGGAATTGCAGTGCTTGATGGACATTTCATGAGGACTTCTGCAGGTCCCGTGATTTCCAAATCCCTAAAGAATGCAAATATATCTTAA
- the LOC110805798 gene encoding methionine aminopeptidase 2B isoform X2 has protein sequence MEKENSGMDISVGEKVVPEPSVDCNEVTSNPKIVNGENCEAVDDDNDGEEPSAEQKGVAKKKKKKNKSKKKKEAPQQTDPPSIPVFQFYPSGEFPEGEIQQYKDDNLWRVTSEEKRELERLQKPIYNSVRQAAEVHRQVRKYIRSIVKPGMLMTDLCETLEDTVRRLISENGLQAGIAFPTGCSLNWVAAHWTPNSGDKTVLGENDVMKLDFGTHIDGYIVDCAFTVAFNPMFDPLLEATREATNTGIKEAGIDVRLCDIGAAIQEVMESYEVEINGKVFQVKSIRNLNGHSIGQYQIHAGKSVPIVKGGEQTKMEEGEFYAIETFGSTGKGYVREDLECSHYMKNFDVGHVPLRLPRAKQLLATIDKNFSTLAFCRRYLDRLGETKYLMGLKNLCDAGIVQPYPPLCDVKGSYVSQFEHTILLRPTCKEVVSRGDDY, from the exons ATGGAGAAAGAGAATTCCGGCATGGATATTTCAGTTGGAGAAAAAGTCGTACCTGAGCCCTCGGTTGATTGCAATGAAGTGACTTCAAACCCTAAAATTGTTAATGGGGAAAATTGTGAAGCTGTagatgatgataatgatggcGAAGAACCGTCGGCTGAACAAAAAGGAG TTgctaagaaaaagaagaagaaaaataaaagcaa gaaaaagaaagaagctCCCCAACAAACCGACCCTCCTTCGATTCCTGTTTTTCAATTTTACCCATCTGGGGAGTTTCCGGAGGGTGAAATTCAGCAGTACAAAGATGA CAACTTATGGAGGGTGACTTCAGAAGAGAAGAGAGAGTTGGAGCGTCTACAAAAGCCCATTTATAATTCAGTGCGCCAAGCTGCTGAAGTTCATAGACAG GTTCGAAAGTATATCAGGAGCATTGTGAAGCCAGGGATGTTGATGACAGACCTTTGTGAGACTTTGGAAGATACAGTTCGTAGGTTGATATCTGAAAATGGACTACAAGCTGGCATTGCCTTTCCTACTGGTTGCTCTTTGAATTG GGTTGCTGCCCATTGGACACCCAATTCTGGAGATAAAACCGTGCTAGGGGAGAATGATGTGATGAAATTAGATTTTGGAACTCATATCGATG GATATATTGTAGATTGTGCTTTTACAGTAGCATTTAACCCTATGTTTGATCCACTACTAGAGGCTACACGTGAAGCAACCAATACGGGGATCAAG GAAGCTGGAATTGATGTGCGTCTCTGTGATATTGGGGCTGCTATCCAAGAAGTGATGGAGTCATATGAGGTTGAAATTAACGGCAAAGTTTTTCAAG TTAAAAGCATCCGTAATCTGAATGGACATAGCATTGGCCAGTACCAGATCCATGCTGGAAAGTCTGTGCCTATTGTGAAAGGTGGTGAGCAGACAAAGATGGAGGAGGGAGAATTCTATGCTATCGAAACATTTGGATCAACAG GTAAAGGGTATGTCCGAGAAGATCTGGAGTGCAGCCACTACATGAAAAACTTTGATGTCGGGCACGTTCCATTGCGTTTACCTAGAGCGAAGCAACTGTTGGCGACAATTGATAAAAATTTCTCTACTCTAGCTTTCTGCAGGCGGTATTTGGACCGTCTTGGCGAGACTAAATATTTAATGGGACTAAAGAATTTGTGTGATGCTGGCATTGTTCAG CCCTACCCTCCTCTATGCGATGTGAAGGGAAGTTATGTGTCTCAGTTCGAACATACGATCTTACTTCGTCCTACTTGCAAAGAAGTTGTATCAAGAGGTGATGACTATTGA
- the LOC110805798 gene encoding methionine aminopeptidase 2B isoform X1, protein MEKENSGMDISVGEKVVPEPSVDCNEVTSNPKIVNGENCEAVDDDNDGEEPSAEQKGEVAKKKKKKNKSKKKKEAPQQTDPPSIPVFQFYPSGEFPEGEIQQYKDDNLWRVTSEEKRELERLQKPIYNSVRQAAEVHRQVRKYIRSIVKPGMLMTDLCETLEDTVRRLISENGLQAGIAFPTGCSLNWVAAHWTPNSGDKTVLGENDVMKLDFGTHIDGYIVDCAFTVAFNPMFDPLLEATREATNTGIKEAGIDVRLCDIGAAIQEVMESYEVEINGKVFQVKSIRNLNGHSIGQYQIHAGKSVPIVKGGEQTKMEEGEFYAIETFGSTGKGYVREDLECSHYMKNFDVGHVPLRLPRAKQLLATIDKNFSTLAFCRRYLDRLGETKYLMGLKNLCDAGIVQPYPPLCDVKGSYVSQFEHTILLRPTCKEVVSRGDDY, encoded by the exons ATGGAGAAAGAGAATTCCGGCATGGATATTTCAGTTGGAGAAAAAGTCGTACCTGAGCCCTCGGTTGATTGCAATGAAGTGACTTCAAACCCTAAAATTGTTAATGGGGAAAATTGTGAAGCTGTagatgatgataatgatggcGAAGAACCGTCGGCTGAACAAAAAGGAG AAGTTgctaagaaaaagaagaagaaaaataaaagcaa gaaaaagaaagaagctCCCCAACAAACCGACCCTCCTTCGATTCCTGTTTTTCAATTTTACCCATCTGGGGAGTTTCCGGAGGGTGAAATTCAGCAGTACAAAGATGA CAACTTATGGAGGGTGACTTCAGAAGAGAAGAGAGAGTTGGAGCGTCTACAAAAGCCCATTTATAATTCAGTGCGCCAAGCTGCTGAAGTTCATAGACAG GTTCGAAAGTATATCAGGAGCATTGTGAAGCCAGGGATGTTGATGACAGACCTTTGTGAGACTTTGGAAGATACAGTTCGTAGGTTGATATCTGAAAATGGACTACAAGCTGGCATTGCCTTTCCTACTGGTTGCTCTTTGAATTG GGTTGCTGCCCATTGGACACCCAATTCTGGAGATAAAACCGTGCTAGGGGAGAATGATGTGATGAAATTAGATTTTGGAACTCATATCGATG GATATATTGTAGATTGTGCTTTTACAGTAGCATTTAACCCTATGTTTGATCCACTACTAGAGGCTACACGTGAAGCAACCAATACGGGGATCAAG GAAGCTGGAATTGATGTGCGTCTCTGTGATATTGGGGCTGCTATCCAAGAAGTGATGGAGTCATATGAGGTTGAAATTAACGGCAAAGTTTTTCAAG TTAAAAGCATCCGTAATCTGAATGGACATAGCATTGGCCAGTACCAGATCCATGCTGGAAAGTCTGTGCCTATTGTGAAAGGTGGTGAGCAGACAAAGATGGAGGAGGGAGAATTCTATGCTATCGAAACATTTGGATCAACAG GTAAAGGGTATGTCCGAGAAGATCTGGAGTGCAGCCACTACATGAAAAACTTTGATGTCGGGCACGTTCCATTGCGTTTACCTAGAGCGAAGCAACTGTTGGCGACAATTGATAAAAATTTCTCTACTCTAGCTTTCTGCAGGCGGTATTTGGACCGTCTTGGCGAGACTAAATATTTAATGGGACTAAAGAATTTGTGTGATGCTGGCATTGTTCAG CCCTACCCTCCTCTATGCGATGTGAAGGGAAGTTATGTGTCTCAGTTCGAACATACGATCTTACTTCGTCCTACTTGCAAAGAAGTTGTATCAAGAGGTGATGACTATTGA